One genomic region from Stutzerimonas decontaminans encodes:
- a CDS encoding DUF2188 domain-containing protein, translated as MDNYHINATDNGWELRKQGATRASKTAATKEEMLQVTATFLEGKTASVKIHKKDGTIQEERTYPRSADPSRSEG; from the coding sequence ATGGACAACTACCACATCAATGCTACCGATAACGGCTGGGAGCTGCGCAAGCAGGGGGCGACCCGCGCCTCGAAAACCGCTGCGACCAAGGAGGAGATGCTGCAGGTGACTGCAACCTTCCTCGAAGGCAAGACGGCCTCGGTGAAGATTCACAAGAAGGACGGCACCATTCAGGAAGAGCGCACCTATCCGCGCAGTGCCGACCCGAGTCGCAGTGAAGGCTGA
- a CDS encoding GlsB/YeaQ/YmgE family stress response membrane protein: MGIIGTIIIGLIVGLIARFLKPGDDSMGWIMTILLGIGGSLLATYGGQALGLYQAGEGAGFIGAVVGAIILLVIYGMVTSRKH, encoded by the coding sequence ATGGGCATCATCGGCACCATCATCATCGGCTTGATCGTCGGCCTGATCGCACGCTTCCTGAAACCCGGCGACGACAGCATGGGCTGGATCATGACCATCCTGCTGGGTATCGGCGGCTCGCTGCTGGCGACCTACGGTGGCCAGGCGCTCGGCCTCTACCAGGCGGGTGAGGGCGCAGGCTTTATCGGCGCCGTGGTCGGTGCGATCATCCTGCTGGTCATCTACGGCATGGTCACCAGTCGCAAGCATTGA
- a CDS encoding uracil-DNA glycosylase family protein, which translates to MTLPTEIRQALRELAAHTDGIDLPIYQAFERDPLEPIIGLGDADAPLCFFGRDPGREEVRHGEPFIGSGGQIVRRVLYRHLHGAEMPDFAAGRALGRHYFWINTVPYKPVGNKAWSMAVKRRFHPLMRQLLVDSWHGRQIVTLGREAFLWFGIDQPRAERQRLEAFWQREDRFTASLDVELQDAQGHARSFTLHPLPHPSPLNQTWFKRFPALLEARLCQLVGQLSASH; encoded by the coding sequence ATGACGCTACCCACCGAGATACGTCAGGCGCTGCGCGAGCTCGCCGCGCACACCGATGGCATCGATCTGCCGATCTATCAGGCATTCGAACGTGATCCACTGGAGCCGATCATCGGGCTTGGCGATGCCGACGCGCCGCTCTGCTTCTTCGGCCGTGACCCCGGTCGCGAGGAGGTTCGCCATGGCGAGCCCTTCATCGGCTCTGGCGGGCAGATCGTCCGGCGCGTGCTCTATCGCCACCTGCACGGCGCAGAGATGCCGGACTTCGCGGCCGGACGGGCGCTGGGCCGGCACTACTTCTGGATCAACACCGTGCCGTACAAGCCGGTTGGTAACAAGGCCTGGTCGATGGCGGTGAAGCGCCGTTTCCATCCGCTGATGCGTCAGCTGCTGGTGGATAGCTGGCACGGCCGGCAGATCGTCACGCTCGGCCGCGAGGCATTTCTCTGGTTCGGCATCGACCAGCCGCGCGCAGAGCGTCAACGCCTGGAGGCCTTCTGGCAGCGTGAGGATCGCTTCACGGCCAGCCTCGATGTCGAGCTGCAGGACGCGCAAGGCCATGCGCGAAGCTTCACCTTGCACCCGCTGCCGCATCCCTCGCCATTGAACCAGACCTGGTTCAAGCGCTTCCCCGCACTGCTCGAGGCGCGCCTGTGCCAACTCGTCGGGCAGCTAAGCGCTAGTCACTGA
- a CDS encoding DUF3299 domain-containing protein, whose product MRKSLLSLFCCLAFASTVHAAPAELDWLELMPPEDRQALEEMPEIGHATPEDLGFSDQGGLKQEAGLPAVMYSAKTVAELNGREIRLGGYPVPLESDERGRSTEFFLVPYPGACIHVPPPPPNQIVLVRYPKGIALEDIYAPLWVDGRLQIEPVSNDLADAAYALEAAAVELVDESDF is encoded by the coding sequence ATGCGCAAATCCCTCCTTTCACTGTTCTGCTGTCTTGCATTCGCGTCCACCGTTCATGCCGCACCGGCGGAGCTCGACTGGCTCGAACTGATGCCGCCCGAGGATCGCCAGGCGCTGGAGGAAATGCCCGAGATCGGCCACGCGACGCCCGAGGATCTGGGCTTCAGCGACCAGGGAGGGCTCAAGCAGGAGGCCGGGTTGCCGGCGGTGATGTACTCCGCCAAGACCGTCGCTGAGCTGAACGGCCGCGAGATCCGCCTCGGTGGCTATCCGGTGCCGCTGGAGAGCGACGAGCGCGGGCGCAGCACCGAATTCTTCCTGGTTCCCTATCCGGGCGCCTGCATCCACGTGCCACCGCCGCCACCGAACCAGATCGTGCTGGTGCGCTACCCGAAGGGCATCGCCCTAGAGGACATCTACGCGCCGCTGTGGGTCGACGGTCGTCTGCAGATCGAGCCGGTCAGCAACGACCTGGCCGATGCCGCCTATGCGCTGGAAGCCGCAGCAGTCGAGCTGGTCGACGAAAGCGACTTCTGA
- the purE gene encoding 5-(carboxyamino)imidazole ribonucleotide mutase: MSALVGVIMGSKSDWSTLSHTADMLEKLGIPHEVTVVSAHRTPDLLFQYAEQAEARGLRVIIAGAGGAAHLPGMCAAKTHLPVLGVPVQSSMLSGVDSLLSIVQMPAGVPVATLAIGKAGAINAALLSASIIGHEFPEYHQALKKFRDEQTQTVLDCPDPRL, from the coding sequence ATGAGCGCACTGGTAGGCGTGATCATGGGCTCCAAGTCCGACTGGTCCACCCTGAGCCACACCGCCGATATGCTGGAAAAGCTGGGCATCCCCCACGAAGTGACGGTGGTTTCCGCCCACCGCACCCCGGACCTGCTCTTCCAGTACGCCGAACAGGCCGAAGCCCGCGGCCTGCGTGTGATCATCGCCGGCGCCGGCGGCGCTGCCCACCTGCCGGGCATGTGCGCGGCCAAGACGCACCTGCCGGTGCTTGGCGTGCCGGTGCAGTCGTCGATGCTGTCCGGTGTCGATTCGCTCTTGTCGATCGTGCAGATGCCGGCTGGTGTTCCGGTTGCCACGCTGGCCATCGGCAAGGCCGGCGCGATCAACGCCGCGCTGCTGTCGGCAAGCATCATCGGGCATGAATTCCCTGAGTATCACCAGGCGTTGAAGAAATTCCGCGACGAGCAGACCCAGACTGTACTGGACTGCCCAGACCCGCGCCTCTGA
- a CDS encoding 5-(carboxyamino)imidazole ribonucleotide synthase: MKIGVIGGGQLGRMLALAGTPLGMNFAFLDPAPDACAQALGEHIRADYDDKDHLRRLADEVDLVTFEFESVPAETVAFLSQFVPVYPSAESLRIARDRWFEKSMFKELGIPTPEFADIQSQADLDAAVASIGLPAVLKTRTLGYDGKGQKLLRKPADVSNAFAELGSVPCILEGFVPFTGEVSLIAVRGRDGETCFYPLVHNSHESGILRLSVASSNHPLQALAEDYVGRVLKQLDYVGVLAFEFFEVDGGLKANEIAPRVHNSGHWTIEGAECSQFENHLRAVAGLPLGSTAKLGESAMLNFIGEVPPVEKVIAIQDCHLHHYGKAFKAGRKVGHATLRCPDRATLDRQITAVETLIPHS, from the coding sequence ATGAAAATTGGTGTGATCGGTGGCGGCCAGCTCGGCCGCATGCTGGCGCTGGCGGGCACCCCGCTAGGCATGAACTTCGCCTTCCTCGACCCGGCCCCGGATGCCTGCGCCCAGGCCCTCGGCGAGCACATCCGCGCCGACTATGACGACAAGGATCACCTGCGCCGGCTGGCCGACGAAGTGGATCTGGTGACCTTCGAGTTCGAGAGCGTGCCGGCCGAGACGGTGGCCTTTCTCTCGCAGTTCGTGCCGGTCTACCCGAGCGCCGAATCGCTGCGCATCGCCCGTGATCGCTGGTTCGAGAAATCCATGTTCAAGGAGCTCGGCATTCCCACCCCGGAGTTCGCCGATATCCAGTCCCAGGCCGACCTCGACGCCGCGGTGGCCAGCATCGGCCTGCCAGCCGTGCTCAAGACCCGCACCCTGGGTTACGACGGTAAGGGCCAGAAGCTGCTGCGCAAGCCGGCCGATGTGAGCAATGCCTTCGCCGAGCTGGGTAGCGTGCCGTGCATCCTCGAGGGCTTCGTACCCTTCACCGGCGAAGTCTCGCTGATCGCCGTGCGCGGGCGTGATGGCGAGACCTGCTTCTATCCGCTGGTACACAACAGCCACGAGAGCGGCATCCTGCGGCTGTCGGTTGCCAGCAGCAACCATCCGCTGCAGGCGCTGGCCGAGGACTACGTCGGTCGCGTGCTCAAGCAACTCGACTATGTCGGCGTGCTGGCCTTCGAGTTCTTCGAAGTCGATGGTGGCCTGAAGGCCAACGAGATCGCGCCGCGCGTGCACAACTCCGGGCACTGGACCATCGAAGGCGCCGAGTGCAGCCAGTTCGAGAACCACTTGCGTGCCGTCGCCGGTCTGCCGCTGGGCTCGACTGCCAAGCTGGGCGAAAGCGCGATGCTCAACTTCATCGGTGAAGTGCCGCCGGTGGAGAAGGTGATCGCCATTCAGGACTGCCACCTGCACCACTACGGCAAGGCCTTCAAGGCCGGACGCAAGGTCGGCCACGCGACCTTGCGCTGCCCTGACCGCGCCACGCTGGACCGTCAGATCACCGCGGTCGAGACGCTGATCCCGCATTCCTGA
- a CDS encoding 2-hydroxyacid dehydrogenase produces MRITLFSSKPYDRDSFQAANRAYGFELHFLETRLDPDTAALAAGAEVVCPFVNDVLSAPVLEKLAAGGTRLIALRSAGYNHVDLSCAQRLGLPVVRVPAYSPHAVAEHTVALILALNRRLPRAYNRTREGNFSLQGLTGFDLAGKRVGVVGSGQIGAVFGRIMLGFGCEVQLYDPYPNPELERLGMRYVALDELLASSDIVSLHCPLTAQTHHLINQQSLATMKPRAMLINTGRGALIDTPALIGALKSGQLGYLGLDVYEEEAGLFFEDHSGLPLQDDVLARLLSFPNVIVTAHQAFLTEEALAAIAGTTLGNVAAWHAGQISNRVSD; encoded by the coding sequence ATGCGCATCACCCTGTTCAGCAGCAAACCCTACGACCGCGATAGCTTTCAGGCCGCAAATCGGGCCTATGGCTTCGAACTGCATTTTCTCGAGACGAGGCTCGACCCGGACACCGCCGCGCTGGCAGCCGGGGCTGAGGTGGTCTGCCCGTTCGTCAATGACGTGCTCTCAGCACCGGTGCTGGAGAAGCTCGCCGCTGGCGGTACGCGGCTGATCGCGCTGCGTTCGGCTGGCTACAACCATGTCGACCTATCTTGCGCCCAGCGCCTCGGCTTGCCGGTGGTGCGCGTGCCAGCCTATTCGCCGCACGCGGTGGCCGAGCACACCGTGGCGCTGATCCTGGCGCTCAACCGACGCCTGCCACGGGCCTACAACCGTACCCGCGAAGGCAATTTCTCGCTGCAGGGGCTGACCGGCTTCGACCTGGCGGGCAAGCGTGTCGGCGTGGTCGGCAGCGGGCAGATCGGCGCCGTGTTTGGGCGGATCATGCTCGGTTTCGGCTGCGAGGTGCAGCTCTACGACCCCTACCCGAACCCGGAGCTGGAGCGCCTCGGCATGCGTTACGTGGCGCTCGACGAGCTGCTCGCCAGCAGTGATATCGTCAGCCTGCACTGCCCGCTCACCGCGCAGACCCACCATCTGATCAATCAGCAAAGCCTGGCGACCATGAAACCCCGCGCCATGCTGATCAACACCGGCCGTGGCGCGTTGATCGACACACCAGCACTGATCGGCGCGCTGAAGAGCGGCCAGCTCGGTTATCTGGGCCTGGACGTCTACGAGGAAGAGGCCGGGCTGTTCTTCGAGGACCATTCCGGCCTGCCGCTGCAGGACGACGTGCTGGCGCGGCTGCTGTCGTTCCCCAATGTCATTGTCACCGCGCATCAGGCGTTTCTCACCGAGGAGGCGCTGGCCGCCATCGCCGGCACCACCCTGGGCAACGTCGCGGCCTGGCACGCCGGGCAGATCAGCAACCGGGTCAGTGACTAG